A part of Lacerta agilis isolate rLacAgi1 chromosome 7, rLacAgi1.pri, whole genome shotgun sequence genomic DNA contains:
- the C7H8orf37 gene encoding protein C8orf37 homolog isoform X2: MADDLDELLDEVENKFCRLSRRDCSERGRPSQGRKRNRFREEEEEAEAEAAAAGERARFSKVLTKGASEEEDLDDIIKDIIGENSYAKNLVKQKSKSPSPASENRTTSVQAHGKRCCPVYLGGSSAPRGIGTNISQRTCDQLRCTACDFRVLQYDDFQWDQSCDYLFFRNNMPEFRKLRTKMLTKKGSRAYACQCTWRSIDELTDLTVDRQLRWVCSKHVE; the protein is encoded by the exons ATGGCGGACGACCTGGATGAGCTGCTGGACGAGGTAGAGAACAAGTTCTGCCGCCTCTCGAGGCGAGACTGTTCGGAGCGAGGGCGGCCGAGCCAGGGGCGGAAAAGGAACCGCTTCcgcgaggaggaagaagaggccgAGGCCGAGGCCGCCGCGGCGGGGGAGAGGGCCAG ATTTTCCAAAGTATTGACAAAAGGTGCTAGCGAAGAAGAAGATCTAGATGACATAATTAAAGATATAATCGGCGAAAACAGCTATGCCAAAAATCTTGTG aAACAAAAATCTAAGTCACCTAGCCCTGCATCTGAAAATAGAACTACCTCCGTTCAAGCTCATGGTAAGAG ATGTTGCCCGGTATACCTTGGTGGAAGCAGCGCGCCACGTGGTATAGGAACAAATATTTCTCAGAG AACCTGTGATCAGCTGCGGTGTACTGCATGTGACTTCCGTGTTTTGCAATACGATGACTTTCAGTGGGATCAGTCATGCGATTACCTCTTTTTCAG GAATAACATGCCTGAATTCCGCAAGTTGAGGACGAAGATGCTAACCAAGAAAGGATCAAGGGCCTATGCTTGTCAGTGCACTTGGAGATCAATAGATGAATTAACAGACCTCACTGTGGATCGACAGCTCCGCTGGGTTTGCAGCAAACACGTCGAATGA
- the C7H8orf37 gene encoding protein C8orf37 homolog isoform X1: MADDLDELLDEVENKFCRLSRRDCSERGRPSQGRKRNRFREEEEEAEAEAAAAGERARFSKVLTKGASEEEDLDDIIKDIIGENSYAKNLVKQKSKSPSPASENRTTSVQAHGKRTCDQLRCTACDFRVLQYDDFQWDQSCDYLFFRNNMPEFRKLRTKMLTKKGSRAYACQCTWRSIDELTDLTVDRQLRWVCSKHVE; encoded by the exons ATGGCGGACGACCTGGATGAGCTGCTGGACGAGGTAGAGAACAAGTTCTGCCGCCTCTCGAGGCGAGACTGTTCGGAGCGAGGGCGGCCGAGCCAGGGGCGGAAAAGGAACCGCTTCcgcgaggaggaagaagaggccgAGGCCGAGGCCGCCGCGGCGGGGGAGAGGGCCAG ATTTTCCAAAGTATTGACAAAAGGTGCTAGCGAAGAAGAAGATCTAGATGACATAATTAAAGATATAATCGGCGAAAACAGCTATGCCAAAAATCTTGTG aAACAAAAATCTAAGTCACCTAGCCCTGCATCTGAAAATAGAACTACCTCCGTTCAAGCTCATGGTAAGAG AACCTGTGATCAGCTGCGGTGTACTGCATGTGACTTCCGTGTTTTGCAATACGATGACTTTCAGTGGGATCAGTCATGCGATTACCTCTTTTTCAG GAATAACATGCCTGAATTCCGCAAGTTGAGGACGAAGATGCTAACCAAGAAAGGATCAAGGGCCTATGCTTGTCAGTGCACTTGGAGATCAATAGATGAATTAACAGACCTCACTGTGGATCGACAGCTCCGCTGGGTTTGCAGCAAACACGTCGAATGA
- the LOC117050171 gene encoding nucleoprotein TPR-like: MLCNKAPRSKESCKDAAMDLDSIDYWRIKEVLEMTRLEVEHKKKMKESQKELELMMDNKRNQREMEHQKQIEREQRKKYELAMFRREIKEKQVAREYEEVGPVQRVSQAGLALNVPKVEHFILEEQRLPESQFIPEVAQVGDATSSPNRPLEACILPTGGGDEPVFLELADKAKMPKAIGGKPAQELERIQEDVERLKEELTVANAAKVELQLKLDDLQRSIKYSEQKWEDEKEFLHNQNIWLATELKAKTDELLVLAWEKRSEIVGLQFDLENKREEVSCMEKEVSELKKSNENLQKQVIDLLVEVKEAKVQQQASMEERSHNERNSHFELSNSYKSFADEWETKCKALCQGIQELCKYLKGASEANKEIQDHLVEMQQYMGGNKGKDS, from the coding sequence ATGCTGTGTAACAAAGCACCCAGGTCAAAAGAGTCTTGTAAGGATGCAGCTATGGATCTTGACTCAATAGACTACTGGAGGATAAAGGAGGTGTTGGAGATGACACGTCTGGAAGTGGAAcacaagaagaaaatgaaagagagTCAGAAAGAATTGGAATTAATGATGGACAATAAAAGAAACCAGAGAGAGATGGAGCACCAGAAACAGATAGAACGGGAGCAGAGGAAGAAGTATGAATTAGCAATGTTTAGAAGGGAAATAAAGGAGAAACAGGTTGCCAGAGAATATGAGGAGGTAGGACCTGTGCAGAGAGTGTCCCAAGCAGGCCTTGCATTGAATGTTCCAAAGGTAGAGCATTTTATCTTGGAGGAACAAAGATTGCCTGAGAGCCAATTTATACCAGAAGTGGCTCAGGTGGGAGATGCCACTAGTAGTCCAAATAGGCCACTTGAGGCCTGCATTTTGCCCACTGGTGGAGGGGATGAGCCTGTCTTCCTGGAATTGGCTGATAAGGCCAAGATGCCCAAAGCCATAGGGGGGAAGCCAGCTCAAGAGTTGGAGCGCATTCAAGAAGATGTAGAACGTCTGAAAGAAGAGCTTACAGTAGCCAATGCTGCAAAGGTAGAGCTACAGTTAAAGCTGGATGATCTACAGAGATCAATAAAGTATTCTGAGCAAAAATGGGAGGATGAAAAAGAATTCTTGCATAATCAGAACATTTGGTTGGCTACAGAACTGAAGGCAAAAACAGATGAACTTCTGGTTCTTGCTTGGGAAAAAAGAAGTGAAATTGTGGGTCTTCAGTTTGACCTGGAGAACAAGAGAGAAGAAGTGTCCTGCATGGAAAAGGAAGTCAGTGAActaaaaaaatcaaatgaaaatctACAGAAACAGGTGATAGATCTTTTAGTAGAAGTGAAGGAGGCAAAAGTACAGCAGCAAGCTAGTATGGAAGAGAGATCCCACAATGAACGAAACAGCCATTTTGAGTTGTCTAATTCATACAAGAGTTTTGCTGATGAATGGGAGACAAAATGCAAAGCATTATGTCAAGGTATACAGGAGCTGTGCAAATATCTGAAAGGTGCAAGTGAAGCTAACAAAGAAATACAGGATCATTTGGTTGAGATGCAACAATAcatggggggaaataaaggaaAAGATTCATga